The following are from one region of the Carnobacterium gallinarum DSM 4847 genome:
- a CDS encoding PTS sugar transporter subunit IIC, which yields MGDWMNNKVIPQILKFVNLKPIIALKNGMLYTMPFTIVGSVFLLLANLPVESWAKWVTDSGLGAYFNQAYGASFAIMAIFAVIGIAYSYVKNEGYEGMAAGMIALVIFILTMSSSIMDPESKVTIGNIINKDWTGGKGMISAIIIGLIVGAVYSWFIKNDIRIKLPESVPENVANSFTALIPAAVLITGSLLVYIFFDKVFNSTMIEWIYNVIQTPLQGITDSFGGALLIGFLVPFLWFFGVHGSTIVSGIMGSLLQTNSLENQDIINAGKELTLANGGHIVTQQFMDQFLTTTGAGMTIGLVVYMVFFAKSAQYKELGKLSIGPAIFNINEPIIFATPIVMNPLMIVPFILTPVVSSVITYVALYTGLVPLFTAVQVPWTTPPIISGLLIGGWRAALLQFVVLTIGFFIYLPFIKKMDAMNVKVEEGTD from the coding sequence ATGGGAGATTGGATGAATAACAAAGTAATACCACAAATTTTAAAGTTCGTTAACCTTAAACCGATTATTGCATTGAAAAATGGGATGCTTTATACAATGCCATTTACAATTGTTGGTTCCGTATTTTTATTACTTGCAAATTTACCAGTAGAGTCTTGGGCAAAATGGGTAACTGATTCAGGTTTAGGCGCTTATTTTAATCAAGCATATGGGGCTTCATTTGCAATTATGGCTATCTTTGCAGTTATTGGAATTGCATACTCTTATGTGAAAAATGAAGGCTATGAAGGTATGGCAGCTGGGATGATTGCGCTGGTTATTTTCATTCTAACCATGTCTTCTAGTATCATGGATCCAGAATCAAAAGTAACAATTGGCAATATTATTAATAAAGACTGGACAGGTGGAAAAGGTATGATTAGTGCCATTATTATTGGGCTAATCGTTGGTGCGGTATACTCATGGTTTATCAAAAATGATATTCGTATTAAGCTTCCAGAAAGTGTTCCAGAAAATGTTGCAAACTCATTTACAGCATTGATTCCAGCGGCTGTTTTAATTACAGGTTCGCTACTTGTCTATATATTCTTTGATAAAGTCTTCAACTCAACAATGATTGAATGGATTTACAATGTGATTCAAACACCATTACAAGGAATAACCGATTCATTTGGTGGAGCATTGCTGATTGGTTTCTTAGTTCCATTCTTATGGTTCTTCGGGGTTCATGGTTCAACAATTGTTAGCGGAATCATGGGTTCATTGTTACAAACAAATTCACTTGAAAACCAAGACATTATTAATGCTGGGAAAGAACTAACACTAGCAAATGGTGGACATATTGTGACACAACAATTCATGGATCAATTCTTAACAACAACAGGTGCAGGTATGACTATTGGTTTAGTTGTTTATATGGTCTTTTTTGCTAAATCAGCTCAATACAAAGAGTTAGGTAAATTATCAATTGGACCAGCAATCTTTAATATTAATGAACCGATTATTTTTGCAACTCCGATTGTAATGAATCCGTTGATGATTGTGCCGTTTATTTTAACACCAGTAGTTTCTTCGGTTATCACATATGTAGCGCTTTATACGGGACTCGTTCCTTTATTTACAGCTGTTCAAGTACCATGGACAACCCCACCAATTATTTCAGGATTATTAATCGGCGGTTGGCGTGCAGCCTTGCTTCAATTCGTTGTCTTAACAATTGGTTTCTTCATCTATTTACCATTTATCAAGAAAATGGATGCAATGAATGTAAAAGTTGAAGAAGGAACTGACTAA
- a CDS encoding 6-phospho-beta-glucosidase — translation MSRLRKDFLWGGAVAAHQLEGGWDQGGKGVSVADVMTVGANGVPREITDGVLQGKNYPNHEGIDFYHHYKEDIKLFAEMGFKCFRTSIAWTRIFPNGDEVEPNEAGLQFYDDLFDECLKYNIEPVITLSHFEMPYHLVTEYGGWRNRKMIDFFVNFAKVCFTRYKDKVKYWMTFNEINNQANYNEDFAPFTNSGVKYKAGENREKIMYQAAHYELVASALAVKIGHEINLDFQIGCMIAMCPIYPFSCKPEDMMMAVSGMHKSYWFTDVHVRGYYPAYLEKYFERKAFDLDITVEDKLTLLEGCVDYIGFSYYMSFATEAKADNPEYDYDESEDLVTNPYVKASDWGWQIDPVGLRYAMNWFYDRYQLPLFIVENGFGAIDQIEADGTINDDYRIDYLKAHIDSMITAVDQDGIDLLGYTPWGCIDLVSAGTGEMKKRYGFIYVDKDNNGEGTLERKKKKSFDWYKEVIATNGEVL, via the coding sequence ATGAGTCGTTTAAGAAAAGATTTTTTATGGGGTGGCGCAGTTGCTGCCCATCAATTAGAAGGCGGCTGGGATCAGGGTGGTAAAGGTGTCAGTGTGGCAGATGTGATGACTGTTGGAGCAAATGGAGTTCCGCGGGAAATTACAGATGGCGTTCTACAAGGGAAAAATTATCCAAATCATGAGGGAATTGATTTTTACCATCATTACAAAGAAGACATTAAATTATTTGCGGAAATGGGTTTTAAATGTTTTCGGACATCCATTGCCTGGACACGAATTTTTCCAAATGGTGATGAAGTAGAACCTAACGAAGCCGGTTTACAGTTTTATGATGATTTATTTGATGAATGCTTAAAATACAACATTGAACCAGTGATAACGCTGTCCCACTTTGAGATGCCCTATCATCTTGTGACGGAGTATGGCGGTTGGCGCAATCGTAAAATGATTGATTTCTTTGTGAATTTTGCTAAAGTTTGTTTTACCCGTTATAAAGATAAAGTCAAGTATTGGATGACGTTCAACGAAATTAATAATCAAGCCAACTACAATGAAGATTTTGCTCCGTTTACGAATTCAGGAGTGAAATATAAAGCGGGTGAGAATCGCGAAAAAATTATGTATCAAGCAGCTCACTATGAATTGGTTGCTAGTGCGCTAGCGGTGAAGATTGGTCACGAGATTAATCTTGATTTTCAAATTGGTTGTATGATTGCTATGTGTCCGATTTACCCATTTTCATGCAAGCCTGAGGATATGATGATGGCAGTTAGCGGAATGCACAAGAGTTATTGGTTTACGGATGTTCATGTTCGAGGCTATTATCCGGCTTATTTAGAAAAATATTTTGAGCGAAAAGCCTTTGATTTGGATATTACTGTGGAAGATAAGCTTACATTGCTAGAAGGTTGCGTTGATTATATTGGCTTTAGTTATTATATGTCTTTTGCGACAGAGGCTAAAGCAGATAATCCCGAATACGATTATGATGAATCCGAAGACTTAGTCACCAATCCGTATGTGAAAGCTTCAGATTGGGGCTGGCAAATTGATCCCGTTGGCTTACGCTATGCAATGAATTGGTTCTATGATCGCTATCAGTTGCCATTATTTATTGTGGAAAATGGTTTTGGTGCAATCGATCAGATTGAAGCAGATGGAACAATTAACGATGACTATCGGATTGATTATTTAAAGGCACATATTGACTCAATGATTACGGCTGTTGATCAAGATGGCATTGATTTGCTAGGATATACGCCTTGGGGGTGTATCGATTTGGTTAGTGCTGGGACTGGAGAAATGAAGAAACGTTACGGATTTATCTATGTGGATAAGGACAATAACGGAGAAGGTACGTTAGAGCGTAAGAAGAAAAAATCCTTCGATTGGTACAAAGAAGTCATTGCTACTAACGGAGAAGTTTTATAA
- a CDS encoding PTS sugar transporter subunit IIB, translated as MADKTIMLACAAGMSTSLLVTKMVKAAEAQGLDADIFAVSATEIDDNVAKKPIDVVMLGPQVRFMKDEVTKKLEPKGIPVAVIDMADYGMMKGDKVLAAALALL; from the coding sequence ATGGCAGATAAAACAATTATGTTAGCCTGTGCAGCAGGTATGAGTACAAGTTTATTAGTAACAAAAATGGTGAAAGCCGCAGAAGCACAAGGTTTAGACGCAGATATCTTTGCAGTATCGGCAACTGAAATTGATGACAATGTTGCTAAAAAACCAATCGATGTTGTCATGTTAGGCCCGCAAGTTCGATTTATGAAAGATGAAGTGACGAAAAAACTTGAACCAAAAGGTATTCCTGTAGCTGTAATTGATATGGCTGATTATGGCATGATGAAAGGCGATAAAGTTTTAGCAGCAGCATTAGCATTACTATAA
- the allB gene encoding allantoinase AllB, translating to MAYDLMIKNGLVILENGEIQTDVAVTAGKIVAIGTQLGEAKETIDATGLIVSPGMVDAHVHITDPGGGYRDQWEGYLTGTKACAKGGVTSFMEMPLNQVPATVDGESLQIKYDAGKNKLTSDVGSFGGLVPFNLESGIQELNDGGVAAYKCFMATCGDRSIDGDFMNVDDYSLYEGMKQIATTGKVLAIHAENAAITDRLGELAYKNGETTLAAYVASRPKFTEVEPIRRAILFAKETGCRIHICHVACPEGVDEVTKARNEGVDVTCETCTHYLYFDTSELDAIGPVVKCSPPIRDKENQDGMWKKVLSGEIHFVTSDHSPCTPDLKETDNAFEAWGGISGVQNNVDVLFDEGVQKRGMSLTRFAEIIATTPSKRYDLDHKGSISIGKDADFVFIKPNAPYTLKAEDLEYKNKISPYIGRKIGAQVVHTILRGETIYTLADGVTEAHPGKFILK from the coding sequence ATGGCATATGATTTAATGATTAAGAATGGATTGGTAATTTTAGAAAATGGAGAAATCCAAACAGATGTTGCTGTCACAGCTGGGAAGATTGTAGCAATTGGCACTCAACTTGGGGAAGCAAAAGAAACTATTGATGCAACTGGATTAATTGTAAGCCCTGGAATGGTGGATGCCCATGTTCATATTACAGATCCTGGTGGCGGTTACCGCGACCAATGGGAAGGCTATTTAACTGGAACAAAAGCCTGCGCTAAAGGTGGCGTAACTTCATTTATGGAAATGCCTTTAAATCAAGTACCTGCTACTGTTGATGGCGAATCTTTACAGATTAAATACGATGCTGGTAAAAATAAATTAACATCCGATGTTGGTTCATTTGGTGGACTTGTGCCCTTTAACTTAGAGTCTGGTATTCAAGAATTGAATGATGGTGGCGTTGCTGCTTACAAATGTTTTATGGCAACTTGTGGGGATCGTAGCATTGATGGTGATTTTATGAATGTCGATGATTATTCTTTATATGAAGGAATGAAACAAATTGCGACAACTGGGAAAGTACTAGCGATTCATGCTGAAAATGCAGCAATTACAGATAGATTAGGTGAATTAGCGTATAAAAATGGGGAAACTACTTTAGCTGCTTATGTTGCAAGTCGTCCTAAATTTACGGAAGTTGAACCTATTAGACGTGCCATTTTATTTGCTAAAGAAACGGGTTGTCGGATTCATATTTGCCATGTAGCTTGTCCTGAAGGGGTAGATGAAGTGACTAAAGCTCGCAATGAAGGTGTGGACGTAACTTGCGAAACGTGTACACATTATTTATATTTTGATACTTCTGAGCTAGATGCAATTGGTCCTGTAGTAAAATGTTCACCACCCATTCGCGACAAAGAAAATCAAGATGGTATGTGGAAAAAAGTTTTATCAGGTGAAATCCACTTTGTAACATCTGATCACTCACCTTGTACTCCTGATTTAAAAGAAACTGATAATGCATTTGAAGCATGGGGTGGTATTTCTGGCGTACAAAATAATGTCGATGTTTTATTTGATGAAGGTGTTCAAAAACGCGGCATGTCCTTAACTCGTTTTGCTGAAATCATTGCAACAACTCCTTCAAAGCGTTATGACTTAGATCATAAAGGAAGTATCTCAATTGGAAAAGATGCTGACTTTGTCTTCATTAAACCAAATGCGCCATATACGTTAAAAGCGGAAGATTTGGAATATAAAAATAAAATCAGCCCATACATTGGTCGCAAAATTGGCGCACAAGTGGTTCACACAATTTTACGTGGGGAAACTATCTATACACTTGCGGATGGCGTTACCGAAGCACATCCCGGTAAATTTATTTTGAAATAA